A portion of the Nerophis lumbriciformis linkage group LG37, RoL_Nlum_v2.1, whole genome shotgun sequence genome contains these proteins:
- the eny2 gene encoding transcription and mRNA export factor ENY2, producing the protein MSKDSQMRAAINQKLIEMGERERLKELLRAKLVECGWKDQLKAHCKDVIREKGLEHVTVEDLVTEITPKGRALVPDSVKKELLQRIRAFLAQHAAL; encoded by the exons ATGAGCAAGGACTCCCAGATGAGGGCTGCGATTAACCAGAAGCTGATAGAAATGGGGGAACGGGAGCG GTTGAAAGAGCTACTCAGGGCAAAGTTGGTGGAGTGTGGATGGAAGGATCAACTGAAAGCTCATTGCAAAG ACGTGATCCGAGAAAAGGGCCTGGAGCATGTCACCGTGGAGGACCTGGTCACGGAAATCACACCCAAAGGACGAG CGCTGGTTCCCGACAGCGTGAAGAAAGAGCTCCTGCAGAGAATCCGAGCGTTCCTGGCTCAACATGCCGCCTTGTGA